A region from the Sphingomonas brevis genome encodes:
- a CDS encoding cation diffusion facilitator family transporter — MSGAHHHQHGHGHSHAHVHGADRGSLTQRAALASISMALFLVGLKTYAAWDTGSVAMLGSLADTMLDFVASLITFFGVRWAAMPADEEHRYGHGKAEALAALIQVILITVSAMAIIWRATDRLMSGKPTEGLELGIGVSVIAMVATFGLLAYQRYVIKRTGSVAILTDHVHYQTDVLLNLSVIGALVLDQLVGWRLADPLFGFAIAGWLMYGAWGAASHSVDQLMDREWPEEEREAFIAAAQHYPELAGIHDLRTRTSGAHRFVQFHVWVPGDWTVTEAHERMDAVEEKLQQRFPGTEIIIHLDPEGHTDREGILPKHLTESAR, encoded by the coding sequence ATGAGCGGCGCGCATCATCACCAGCATGGACACGGCCATAGTCACGCCCACGTGCACGGGGCAGATCGCGGTTCGCTGACCCAGCGGGCGGCGCTGGCCAGCATTTCGATGGCGCTGTTCCTGGTCGGGCTTAAGACATACGCCGCCTGGGACACCGGATCGGTGGCAATGCTCGGCTCCCTGGCCGATACCATGCTCGATTTCGTTGCCAGCCTGATCACGTTCTTCGGAGTGCGCTGGGCGGCGATGCCAGCCGACGAAGAACATCGCTACGGCCATGGCAAGGCCGAGGCGTTGGCCGCGCTGATTCAGGTCATTTTGATTACCGTTTCGGCAATGGCGATCATCTGGCGAGCGACCGACCGCTTGATGAGTGGCAAGCCGACCGAAGGTTTGGAGCTGGGCATTGGCGTGTCGGTCATCGCGATGGTCGCGACGTTCGGATTGCTCGCCTACCAGCGCTATGTGATTAAAAGGACCGGGTCAGTCGCGATCCTGACCGACCATGTCCATTACCAGACCGATGTGCTGCTAAATCTGTCGGTGATCGGCGCACTGGTGCTCGACCAACTGGTCGGCTGGCGGCTGGCCGACCCGCTGTTCGGTTTCGCCATCGCCGGCTGGCTGATGTACGGCGCCTGGGGAGCGGCGAGCCATTCGGTCGACCAGTTGATGGATCGCGAATGGCCGGAGGAGGAGCGCGAGGCGTTCATCGCCGCCGCGCAACATTATCCCGAGCTGGCGGGAATTCACGACCTTCGCACTCGGACGTCCGGCGCCCATCGGTTCGTCCAGTTCCACGTCTGGGTGCCGGGCGACTGGACGGTGACCGAGGCCCATGAGCGGATGGATGCGGTCGAAGAGAAGCTGCAGCAGCGCTTCCCCGGCACCGAGATCATCATCCATCTCGACCCTGAAGGGCATACCGACCGTGAAGGAATATTGCCCAAGCATTTGACGGAGAGCGCGCGATGA
- the fabI gene encoding enoyl-ACP reductase FabI, producing MGGIMAGKRGLIMGLANDRSLAWGIARQLRDHGADLAFSYQGEAIEKRVRPLADELGSDLLIDCDVSDMAALDRAFDDLKKRWDGLDFVVHAIGFSDKNELRGGYVDTSLENFLMTMNISVYSFVAVAQRARAMMPSGGSLLTLSYYGAEKVIPHYNVMGIAKAALETSVKYLAADLGPEGIRVNAISAGPIKTLAASGIGDFRYIMKWNEYNSPLRRNVTIEDVGGAGLYLCSDLAAGVTGEIHHVDAGYNVVGMKAEDAPDISVV from the coding sequence ATGGGCGGCATTATGGCGGGCAAGCGCGGGTTGATAATGGGGCTCGCCAATGACCGGTCGCTGGCATGGGGGATCGCCAGGCAGCTACGCGACCACGGCGCCGACCTGGCGTTCAGCTACCAGGGCGAGGCGATCGAAAAGCGGGTGCGTCCGCTTGCCGACGAGTTGGGCAGCGACCTGCTGATCGATTGCGATGTAAGTGACATGGCGGCGCTCGACCGCGCCTTCGACGACCTGAAGAAACGGTGGGACGGTCTCGATTTCGTCGTCCATGCCATTGGCTTTTCCGACAAGAATGAGCTGCGCGGAGGCTATGTCGACACGAGCCTCGAAAATTTCCTGATGACCATGAACATCTCGGTCTACAGCTTCGTCGCGGTCGCCCAGCGCGCCCGGGCAATGATGCCGAGCGGCGGCTCGCTGCTGACCTTGAGCTATTATGGCGCCGAAAAAGTCATCCCCCATTATAATGTGATGGGGATTGCAAAAGCGGCGCTTGAGACCTCGGTCAAATATCTCGCCGCCGACCTCGGTCCCGAGGGTATCCGGGTCAACGCCATCAGCGCCGGGCCGATCAAGACCTTGGCCGCGTCGGGAATCGGCGACTTTCGCTACATTATGAAGTGGAACGAATATAATTCGCCGCTTCGCCGCAACGTCACGATCGAGGATGTCGGCGGGGCCGGGCTTTACCTTTGCTCCGACCTCGCCGCGGGTGTCACCGGCGAAATCCATCATGTCGACGCCGGCTATAATGTGGTCGGCATGAAAGCCGAGGACGCGCCCGACATTTCGGTCGTCTGA
- the mnmA gene encoding tRNA 2-thiouridine(34) synthase MnmA translates to MSPSFDLPDAASARIVVAMSGGVDSSVVAALAAGTGAEVIGVTLQLYDHGEAVKRSGSCCAGQDIYDAKTVCDRLGIAHYVLDFESRFRTGVIDRFADEYAQGRTPVPCSLCNQGVKFTDLIAFARDLGADCLATGHYVRRAEREGRVELWKGRDPARDQSYFLYGTTQEQLDYLRFPLGDLPKSETRRLAVEAGLVVADKPDSQDICFVPDGDYAGLVKRLRPETAAPGEIVGLDGEFLGQHQGVVHFTIGQRRGIEIGGQPEPLYVVRIEPEERRLVVGPRRALAVAAARVEGINWLAEDQTRVEAKVRSLARPVAGNWDGERLHFESPEYGVAPGQSAVFYDGDRLLGGGTIVETEGADLKSAVAA, encoded by the coding sequence ATGTCCCCCTCATTTGACCTTCCCGACGCCGCTTCGGCGCGCATCGTTGTCGCCATGTCCGGCGGCGTCGACAGCAGCGTCGTGGCCGCTCTGGCCGCCGGGACCGGAGCCGAGGTGATCGGCGTAACCCTCCAGCTTTACGATCATGGCGAGGCAGTGAAGCGTTCTGGAAGCTGCTGCGCCGGACAGGACATTTACGACGCCAAGACCGTCTGCGACCGGCTGGGAATCGCCCATTATGTGCTCGATTTTGAAAGCCGATTCCGGACCGGCGTGATCGACCGGTTCGCCGACGAATATGCCCAGGGGCGAACCCCGGTGCCCTGTTCCCTGTGTAATCAGGGAGTGAAGTTCACCGATTTGATCGCCTTTGCCCGCGACCTCGGCGCCGACTGCCTCGCCACGGGCCATTATGTCCGCCGGGCCGAACGAGAAGGTCGCGTGGAGCTATGGAAAGGCCGCGATCCGGCCCGCGACCAGAGTTACTTCCTTTACGGCACGACCCAGGAACAGCTCGACTATCTTCGCTTCCCGCTGGGCGATTTGCCCAAGAGCGAGACTCGCCGGCTGGCGGTAGAGGCCGGGCTGGTCGTTGCCGACAAGCCCGACAGCCAGGACATCTGCTTCGTTCCCGACGGCGATTATGCCGGGCTGGTGAAGCGGCTGAGGCCGGAAACCGCGGCGCCCGGCGAGATCGTCGGCCTCGACGGCGAATTTCTCGGGCAGCATCAGGGCGTGGTCCATTTCACCATCGGCCAGCGTCGTGGGATCGAGATCGGTGGCCAGCCGGAGCCGCTCTACGTCGTCAGGATCGAGCCGGAGGAACGGCGGCTGGTGGTCGGCCCGCGCCGGGCGCTTGCGGTGGCTGCGGCCAGGGTCGAGGGCATCAACTGGCTGGCCGAGGACCAGACCCGGGTCGAGGCCAAGGTGCGTTCGCTTGCCAGGCCGGTTGCCGGCAATTGGGATGGCGAGCGGCTGCATTTCGAGTCGCCGGAATATGGCGTTGCGCCGGGCCAGTCGGCGGTGTTCTACGATGGAGATCGGCTGCTCGGCGGAGGCACCATCGTCGAAACCGAAGGCGCCGACCTCAAGAGCGCCGTCGCGGCCTAA
- a CDS encoding DnaJ C-terminal domain-containing protein, producing MMDLYQQLGIKRGASEAEIKKAYRSLAKQLHPDRNKDNPKAAERFAKVTQAYDLLSDKDKRARYDRGEIDEDGNPRMPFGGGFGGSGGGPRPGGAGGPEGFPGGFSADAADLSDLFEGLFGAASGTRRGAGSGGPFGGFGRARPPQKGADIAYRLKVSFIDAATLKQQRITLAGGKAIDLKLPKGVEDGTKIRLSGQGQEGPGGRGDAIVTIEIASHAFYVRDGKNIRLSLPVTLKEAVGGAKVKVPTPEGPVMVTIPKGSTSGKLLRLKGRGFTAKDGNRGDQIIELAIDIPPHDEALQQFVEGWAGGGNPRAALGV from the coding sequence ATCATGGATCTCTACCAGCAGCTAGGTATCAAGCGCGGGGCAAGCGAGGCCGAGATCAAGAAGGCCTATCGCAGCCTTGCCAAGCAGCTGCATCCCGATCGGAACAAGGACAATCCCAAAGCCGCCGAGCGTTTCGCCAAGGTTACGCAGGCCTATGACTTGCTGTCGGACAAGGACAAGCGCGCCCGCTACGACCGCGGCGAGATTGACGAGGATGGCAATCCAAGGATGCCGTTCGGCGGCGGCTTTGGCGGCAGCGGCGGAGGCCCTCGGCCGGGCGGCGCCGGCGGGCCCGAAGGTTTTCCAGGGGGTTTTTCGGCCGATGCGGCCGACCTGTCGGACTTGTTCGAAGGCCTGTTCGGTGCCGCCTCAGGCACCCGCCGCGGCGCTGGCAGCGGCGGGCCCTTCGGCGGTTTCGGACGGGCCCGTCCGCCCCAAAAGGGCGCCGACATTGCTTATCGATTGAAGGTCAGCTTCATCGATGCGGCGACGTTGAAGCAGCAGCGGATCACTCTGGCCGGCGGCAAGGCGATCGATCTCAAGCTGCCCAAAGGCGTCGAGGATGGCACCAAGATCCGCCTGTCCGGGCAGGGGCAGGAAGGCCCGGGCGGGCGCGGCGACGCGATTGTAACGATCGAGATCGCAAGCCACGCCTTCTATGTCCGCGACGGCAAGAACATCCGCCTGTCCTTGCCGGTCACCCTCAAGGAAGCCGTCGGCGGAGCCAAGGTGAAGGTGCCGACCCCGGAAGGGCCGGTCATGGTCACGATTCCCAAAGGCTCGACCTCGGGCAAGCTGCTTCGGCTCAAGGGACGCGGATTCACCGCCAAGGATGGCAACCGGGGAGATCAGATCATCGAACTTGCGATCGATATTCCCCCACATGACGAAGCGCTCCAGCAATTCGTCGAGGGATGGGCCGGCGGTGGCAACCCGCGGGCGGCGCTCGGCGTATAG
- a CDS encoding YihY/virulence factor BrkB family protein — protein MKELHPYSPEERRKRLARLRARFGKAAIERAKREIKPLIVAKRVAVGIYDDGFIHAGNLAYLALLALFPFMILAAAVARFFGLTEDTQLAVATILSRLPPTVRTVLAGPIDEVLQGRHGALLWFGAIVGLWTAASFIETIRDILRRAYGVKYSASFWQYRLAAMALILGSVVLLFAAFAATVVLSSVHQFVIAKLPASEGLASELGFYRIAPAVTLFATFYIIFLALTPARYRTIECRKWPGAFIATIWWLATVELLPWVIGLFGGYELTYGSLAGVMVALLFFFVAGLGVVAGAELNAALVEPGGKAVRGEHYEGPYEAELPVEEPAPEEAQAAALRQKVKGK, from the coding sequence ATGAAGGAGCTCCATCCCTATTCGCCCGAGGAACGGCGCAAGCGGCTGGCGAGGCTCCGGGCCAGGTTCGGCAAGGCCGCGATCGAGCGGGCCAAGCGCGAGATCAAGCCGCTGATTGTAGCCAAACGGGTCGCCGTCGGCATTTACGACGACGGCTTCATCCACGCCGGCAACCTCGCCTATCTCGCGCTGCTGGCGCTATTCCCGTTCATGATACTTGCGGCCGCGGTCGCGCGCTTCTTCGGATTGACCGAAGATACGCAGCTGGCGGTAGCGACGATCCTAAGCCGGCTTCCGCCAACCGTTCGAACGGTACTTGCCGGGCCGATCGATGAGGTGCTCCAGGGTCGCCACGGCGCGTTGCTGTGGTTCGGGGCGATCGTCGGCCTATGGACCGCGGCAAGCTTCATCGAGACCATTCGCGACATCCTTAGGCGGGCCTACGGCGTCAAATATTCGGCCAGCTTCTGGCAATATAGGCTGGCGGCGATGGCCTTGATCCTGGGATCGGTGGTGCTGCTGTTCGCCGCGTTCGCCGCGACCGTTGTCCTGTCTTCGGTGCACCAGTTCGTGATTGCCAAACTTCCGGCTTCGGAAGGGCTGGCAAGCGAGCTCGGCTTCTATCGCATTGCTCCGGCAGTTACTCTGTTCGCCACTTTCTACATTATCTTCCTGGCGCTGACGCCGGCTCGCTATCGGACGATCGAGTGCCGCAAATGGCCTGGCGCCTTCATCGCTACCATCTGGTGGCTGGCAACGGTCGAGTTGTTGCCGTGGGTGATCGGCCTGTTTGGCGGCTATGAGCTGACTTACGGCAGCCTTGCCGGCGTAATGGTCGCGCTGCTGTTCTTTTTTGTCGCGGGGCTCGGCGTGGTGGCCGGGGCCGAGCTTAACGCGGCCCTAGTCGAGCCGGGCGGAAAGGCTGTAAGGGGCGAGCACTACGAAGGACCTTACGAGGCGGAGCTTCCTGTAGAGGAGCCGGCCCCCGAGGAGGCCCAGGCGGCCGCATTGCGGCAGAAAGTAAAGGGGAAATAG
- a CDS encoding DUF1153 domain-containing protein codes for MLENQKIRPAQVIGPLGEPLTLESLPPASTTRWVVRRKAEVVAAVAGGLLTVDEACQRYTLSLEEFTGWQRAVDRSGMPGLRVTRIKHYRDQYERQQRY; via the coding sequence ATGCTCGAGAATCAGAAAATTCGTCCCGCGCAGGTAATCGGACCGCTTGGCGAACCGCTGACGCTCGAGTCGCTTCCGCCAGCTTCGACGACTCGCTGGGTCGTGCGCCGCAAGGCCGAAGTGGTGGCCGCGGTCGCAGGCGGATTGCTGACGGTCGACGAGGCCTGCCAGCGTTATACGCTGAGCCTCGAGGAATTCACCGGCTGGCAGCGTGCGGTCGACCGCAGCGGCATGCCGGGCCTCCGGGTCACCCGCATCAAGCATTACCGCGATCAGTATGAGCGCCAGCAGCGCTACTAA
- the pdxH gene encoding pyridoxamine 5'-phosphate oxidase: MADDPFALFDAWYAEAKAAETNDPDAMALATAKANGAPSVRMVLLKGFGPDGFVFYTNETSVKGQHLAENPEAALLFHWKSLRRQVRIEGHVVRVSADEADAYFATRGRDSQLGAWASDQSRPLESRALFERRYDETKQRFDGHPVPRPPHWGGYRIVPTTIEFWQDRTHRLHERRMFRAREDGSWDEGLLYP; this comes from the coding sequence ATGGCCGACGATCCCTTCGCCCTGTTCGACGCCTGGTATGCCGAGGCAAAAGCGGCGGAAACCAACGATCCCGATGCAATGGCGCTCGCTACAGCGAAAGCTAATGGCGCGCCATCGGTCAGGATGGTGCTTTTAAAGGGTTTCGGCCCGGATGGCTTCGTCTTCTACACCAACGAAACCAGTGTGAAGGGCCAGCACCTTGCAGAAAATCCGGAAGCGGCACTGCTGTTCCATTGGAAGTCGCTCCGCCGGCAGGTTCGGATCGAAGGACATGTCGTGCGGGTGAGTGCCGATGAAGCGGATGCCTATTTCGCCACCAGAGGCAGGGACTCGCAGCTGGGTGCATGGGCGTCCGACCAGTCCCGTCCGCTTGAAAGCAGGGCCCTGTTCGAACGCCGTTACGATGAAACGAAACAGCGGTTCGATGGCCATCCGGTTCCAAGACCGCCGCACTGGGGAGGATATCGCATCGTCCCGACGACTATTGAGTTCTGGCAGGATCGCACTCATCGCCTCCACGAGCGGCGGATGTTCCGCGCGCGAGAAGACGGAAGCTGGGATGAAGGACTGCTTTATCCATGA
- a CDS encoding efflux RND transporter periplasmic adaptor subunit — protein MNRESSFANSDTLVVVDRSRRRRNVIIAAVAAIAILVAAFVLFSGKEKAPAGGDAAAVQVPTVTVVVPGRSEVSRVVTASGALAARHDQPVGVAGEGGMVRAVLVEAGAWVRQGQVLATVDRSVQSQNVAQLAAQVQVARADAALAQNEYERSEALVGRGFVSKADLDRKKAARDAANARIRVAEANLNSMRAQLGRLDIRAPKSGLILSRSVEVGQVVSPGSGALFRLAENGQMEMKAQLSQQDLAYIHDGMAAKITPIGTDRSFPGQVWQVSPTIDANSRQGEVRIAIAYDPSIRPGGFAEAKIESGTASAPQLPQSAVLSDDNGNYVYVINGKNEVERRSIKIGSVEDQGVTISEGITGSERVVLSAGPFLNPGQKVKPQLQAAR, from the coding sequence ATGAACCGGGAGTCTAGTTTCGCGAACTCTGACACGCTGGTCGTGGTCGATCGTTCGCGTCGCAGGCGCAATGTCATCATTGCCGCGGTTGCGGCGATCGCGATCCTGGTCGCCGCATTCGTCCTGTTTTCCGGCAAGGAGAAGGCGCCGGCCGGTGGCGATGCGGCCGCGGTCCAGGTGCCGACCGTGACCGTTGTCGTGCCCGGCCGCAGCGAGGTTTCGCGGGTCGTGACGGCGTCCGGAGCGCTGGCCGCGCGGCATGACCAACCCGTCGGCGTGGCCGGCGAAGGCGGCATGGTGCGCGCGGTGCTGGTCGAGGCTGGCGCCTGGGTCAGGCAAGGCCAGGTCCTGGCCACGGTCGATCGTTCTGTCCAGTCGCAGAATGTCGCACAGCTTGCCGCCCAGGTGCAGGTCGCGCGGGCCGACGCGGCGCTTGCCCAAAATGAATATGAGCGCAGCGAAGCCCTGGTCGGCCGCGGCTTCGTGTCCAAGGCGGATCTCGACCGCAAGAAGGCCGCCCGCGATGCCGCCAACGCCCGGATCCGGGTTGCCGAAGCCAACCTCAATTCAATGAGGGCCCAGCTTGGGCGGCTGGACATCCGCGCCCCCAAGAGTGGCCTGATCCTGTCGCGCAGCGTCGAGGTCGGCCAGGTCGTCAGCCCTGGATCCGGCGCCCTGTTCCGTCTCGCCGAGAACGGCCAGATGGAAATGAAGGCGCAGCTTTCGCAGCAGGACTTGGCCTACATCCATGATGGGATGGCGGCAAAGATTACGCCGATCGGTACCGATCGCAGCTTCCCTGGCCAGGTGTGGCAGGTCTCGCCGACGATCGACGCCAACAGCCGCCAGGGCGAGGTCAGGATCGCCATCGCCTATGACCCGTCGATCCGTCCGGGCGGATTCGCTGAAGCCAAGATCGAGTCGGGCACTGCCAGCGCGCCGCAGCTGCCGCAGAGCGCGGTGCTGAGCGATGACAACGGCAATTATGTCTATGTCATCAACGGCAAAAACGAAGTCGAACGGCGTTCGATCAAGATCGGCAGCGTCGAAGACCAGGGCGTGACCATCTCCGAGGGCATTACGGGGAGTGAGCGGGTAGTCTTGTCCGCCGGGCCGTTCCTCAATCCGGGGCAGAAGGTAAAGCCCCAACTGCAAGCGGCGCGTTGA
- a CDS encoding PhzF family phenazine biosynthesis protein yields the protein MTTPLPIFQVDAFAERPFAGNPAAVMPLSEWLPDDVMQAIGAENNLAETAFTVPSERDDADYDLRWFTPTLEIGMCGHATLAAAHILLHGDRIRFATHSGILTVTRDADDPSLLKLDMPSAPPQPEKLPELLEALGIEGETFVSRAGNGNAVVLVTDEAAVRTVAPDFLALRKLPYLVSVTAPGDEQDVASRVFAAYHGIDEDPVTGSAHTALIPFWAGRLGRHRFSALQASKRTGLIDCELKGDRVILGGHAVTVIEGYFQI from the coding sequence ATGACCACTCCGCTGCCGATTTTCCAGGTTGATGCGTTCGCGGAAAGACCGTTCGCCGGCAATCCGGCAGCGGTAATGCCGCTAAGCGAATGGCTGCCCGACGACGTGATGCAGGCGATCGGCGCCGAGAATAATCTCGCCGAAACGGCCTTCACCGTGCCAAGCGAGCGCGACGACGCCGATTATGACCTGCGCTGGTTCACGCCGACCCTCGAAATCGGGATGTGCGGGCACGCAACTCTGGCGGCGGCGCACATCCTGCTTCATGGCGATCGCATTCGCTTTGCCACGCATTCCGGGATCCTGACCGTCACACGTGATGCCGACGATCCTTCGCTGCTCAAGCTCGACATGCCTTCAGCGCCGCCCCAACCGGAAAAACTGCCCGAATTGCTCGAAGCGCTGGGGATCGAGGGCGAAACCTTCGTCAGCCGCGCCGGTAACGGCAATGCGGTGGTGTTGGTGACGGATGAAGCGGCGGTCCGAACCGTTGCGCCCGATTTTCTGGCACTAAGGAAGCTGCCGTACCTAGTGTCGGTGACCGCGCCCGGAGACGAGCAGGATGTCGCCAGCCGGGTATTCGCAGCCTATCATGGCATCGACGAAGACCCGGTGACCGGATCTGCCCATACCGCACTGATACCATTTTGGGCGGGGCGTCTCGGCCGCCATCGCTTCTCCGCGCTGCAGGCGAGCAAACGTACCGGCTTGATCGACTGCGAGCTAAAGGGCGACCGGGTAATCCTCGGCGGCCATGCGGTTACCGTGATCGAGGGTTACTTTCAGATTTAG
- a CDS encoding acylphosphatase, with the protein MTRIARHVRVSGRVQGVFFRAWTAEQARLLGVNGWVRNSPDGSVEAHLQGDRWAVRRLIELLHRGPPSANVDEVIDDDAELGPDLEFEVRH; encoded by the coding sequence ATGACCAGGATTGCGCGCCACGTAAGAGTAAGCGGGCGGGTGCAGGGCGTGTTTTTTCGCGCCTGGACGGCCGAACAAGCCAGGTTGCTAGGGGTCAACGGCTGGGTCAGGAACTCGCCGGACGGCAGCGTCGAGGCTCATCTGCAGGGTGATCGATGGGCCGTTCGGCGTTTGATTGAGCTTTTGCATCGCGGTCCGCCGTCGGCGAATGTCGATGAGGTGATCGACGACGATGCCGAGCTGGGCCCGGATCTCGAATTTGAAGTCCGCCACTAA
- a CDS encoding GlsB/YeaQ/YmgE family stress response membrane protein, with protein MIENYGILGWIVIGLLAGGIAKLLMPGKDPGGCLITILLGIAGALLAGFLGKAVGWYDDGEAAGFIAAIVGAFLILLIYRLVLRRRG; from the coding sequence ATGATCGAGAATTACGGGATCCTTGGATGGATCGTCATCGGCCTGCTGGCCGGCGGAATCGCCAAGCTCCTCATGCCCGGCAAGGACCCTGGCGGCTGCCTGATCACCATTCTTCTGGGAATTGCCGGCGCTCTGCTGGCGGGCTTCCTCGGCAAGGCAGTCGGCTGGTATGACGACGGCGAGGCCGCGGGCTTTATCGCCGCCATCGTCGGTGCTTTCCTGATCCTGCTCATTTACCGGCTGGTGCTACGCCGCCGGGGATAA
- a CDS encoding SIMPL domain-containing protein, with translation MRNILLTALAVSAAAIPASAPAQTAVAAVPVLAGTRLDISATGEVTRVPDMAIISAGVQTLRPTATAAIEQNAAQMEQVRAALKRAGIEDRDIQTSSINLNPEYQYDQNQPPRLTGYRASNTLNVKFRDLKRTGAILDALVAQGANSISGPNLTIDKPESALDEARAKAIVNGRARADLYARALGMRVVRLLSVSESGGYAPPPPMPMVMMAQERGAGADTKIDPGTQQVQVSVSMSFELQ, from the coding sequence ATGCGTAATATTCTTCTGACTGCCTTGGCGGTGAGTGCTGCCGCGATCCCGGCCAGCGCCCCCGCGCAGACGGCCGTTGCCGCCGTCCCGGTACTTGCGGGAACAAGGCTCGACATCAGCGCTACCGGCGAAGTCACCCGGGTGCCGGACATGGCGATCATCTCCGCCGGCGTGCAGACCCTGCGGCCGACCGCTACAGCGGCGATCGAGCAGAATGCGGCCCAGATGGAGCAGGTCCGTGCCGCCCTGAAGCGGGCGGGGATCGAGGATCGCGACATCCAGACCTCCTCGATCAACCTCAATCCGGAATATCAGTATGACCAGAACCAGCCGCCGCGCCTGACCGGCTATCGAGCGTCCAACACGCTTAACGTCAAGTTTCGTGACCTGAAGCGGACCGGCGCGATCCTTGATGCCCTGGTTGCGCAGGGAGCCAATTCGATCAGCGGGCCGAACCTCACCATCGACAAGCCGGAATCGGCCCTCGACGAGGCGCGCGCCAAGGCGATCGTCAACGGCCGCGCCAGGGCCGACCTGTACGCGCGGGCGCTTGGCATGCGCGTGGTGCGGCTGCTGTCGGTCAGCGAAAGCGGCGGCTACGCCCCGCCGCCGCCAATGCCGATGGTGATGATGGCACAGGAACGTGGTGCCGGTGCCGATACAAAGATCGACCCGGGCACCCAGCAGGTGCAGGTTAGCGTGTCGATGAGCTTCGAGCTTCAGTAG
- a CDS encoding GlsB/YeaQ/YmgE family stress response membrane protein: MGIIVWLIVGGVVGWLASLIMRTDAQQGILMNIVVGIVGAVIAGLVLGKGNINQGLTVETFLWSLLGAVVLLAVVNLIRRGSVR, from the coding sequence ATGGGAATCATTGTTTGGCTAATCGTCGGTGGTGTCGTGGGCTGGTTGGCCAGCCTGATCATGCGCACGGACGCTCAACAGGGCATCCTGATGAATATCGTCGTCGGCATCGTCGGCGCAGTCATTGCCGGGCTGGTCCTCGGCAAGGGCAACATCAACCAGGGACTGACGGTCGAGACGTTCCTGTGGTCGCTGCTCGGTGCAGTCGTGCTGCTGGCGGTGGTCAACCTTATTCGCCGCGGCAGCGTAAGGTAA